In Eupeodes corollae chromosome 3, idEupCoro1.1, whole genome shotgun sequence, a single genomic region encodes these proteins:
- the LOC129952590 gene encoding ankyrin repeat domain-containing protein 39: MEHAADCGCSQHASTVQQTLSELDFERGIWNAAIYNEVDRVRSFIGLGKTMERDNFGYTALHYAARNGNEDICNLLINVGGADVNAVTNGGATPLHRAAMMGHLNIVELLIKAKANPLLQDEDGQTALHRAASNSHVSVTNYLIDLQPNLKIVKDKKDQIPFDVIPRNANDDFKFLLKP; the protein is encoded by the exons ATGGAACACGCGGCGGATTGTGGATGTAGTCAACATGCGTCTACAGTACAGCAGACACTTTCGGAATTAGATTTTGAACGCGGCATCTGGAATGCAG caATCTACAATGAAGTCGATAGAGTTAGAAGCTTTATTGGCCTTGGCAAAACAATGGAACGTGATAACTTTGGTTATACAGCTCTCCATTATGCAGCTCGAAATGGCAACGAGGATATCTGCAATCTTCTCATAAATGTCGGTGGTGCAGATGTAAATGCCGTTACAAACGGTGGTGCAACTCCACTTCATCGAGCTGCTATGATGG GTCATTTGAATATTGTTGAATTACTTATCAAAGCTAAAGCTAATCCTCTGCTGCAAGATGAGGATGGACAAACAGCTCTCCATCGTGCTGCTTCTAATAGCCATGTAAGCGTTACCAACTATCTCATCGACTTGCAACCTaatctaaaaattgttaaagataaaaaagatcAAATACCATTTGATGTAATTCCACGAAATGCGaatgatgattttaaatttttgcttaaaccttaa
- the LOC129952588 gene encoding poly [ADP-ribose] polymerase tankyrase-2 isoform X1 → MAWSRVHINQCIVINSCIDNFLVLVFFCVLCIVMFEGACATKKSSCGRTALGQAALKGHSEVLEVLLQSCEEGDTVFNSRTVARCSDMEIDYTPDGMDNLEWDDEIDFDSDSCTASEPDECSSLYLYYAKTFEQTGAILVNNNYGSKREDPHSVDALSRAPIHYAAAYGHTDCLSILLQHKSPVDITTAKGITPLHLAVNNEEIVRLLLNHRANPNRKTFTTGETALHIAIRQGNLQVVELLLQSGAYINEPNNREYTPLMCAIELDADEIAFSLVSKGAKLNQEDCNGHTALYLAVARNKVNLAGYLLQHGARLLISHYLLHKCVKHDYHEMARLLLAHGAGDNLNVRDLAGCTAIFLAIFSCNAEMLECLLENAKRRGVQPIDKSSNEMYYAVQYAESVQRFGRVARVLLAYGVPLNSSGTSCCTTPLTRAIVLKKLDIAEFLIKEGADVSIICTDHVADTLRVALRASYLNLLILLVHAGLNKSLFQPVTRHKPHWNAQRQDLESWITYQCRNPLSLQSLSRIQIRKLLIKNLDKQIANTNNHNESRLRMLIKQTGIPIPLQKYLAEFDDLPRI, encoded by the exons ATGGCGTGGAGTCGCGTGCATATAAATCAATGCATTGTTATTAATTCTTGCATAGATaactttttggttttggtttttttttgtgttttgtgtattGTAATGTTTG AAGGAGCTTGTGCAACTAAGAAATCTTCCTGCGGGCGAACAGCTCTGGGACAGGCGGCTTTAAAAGGACATTCGGAAGTGCTGGAAGTTTTACTTCAATCATGCGAAGAGGGTGACACAGTTTTTA ATTCTAGAACTGTTGCCAGATGTTCAGATATGGAAATCGACTATACACCTGATGGCATGGATAATCTAGAATGGGATGACGAAATCGATTTCGATAGTGATTCTTGTACGGCATCAGAACCAGACGAATGTTCATCATTGTACCTGTATTATGCCAAGACTTTCGAACAAACCGGAGCAATTcttgtaaataataattacGGATCGAAGCGGGAAGATCCACATTCGGTTGATGCTTTGAGTCGTGCTCCTATACACTATGCGGCAGCTTATGGTCACACTGATTGCCTTAGTATATTGTTGCAACACAAATCGCCAGTGGACATAACCACAGCGAAGGGTATAACTCCGTTGCATTTAGCTGTAAATAATGAAGAAATTGTTCGTCTTCTACTCAACCATCGCGCGAATCCGaatagaaaaacatttacaactGGTGAAACTGCTCTGCATATTGCAATTCGCCAGGGGAATCTTCAAGTG GTGGAATTATTGCTCCAATCAGGAGCTTACATCAATGAACCAAACAATCGGGAGTACACACCTCTGATGTGTGCTATTGAATTGGACGCCGATGAAATTGCATTTAGTCTTGTAAGCAAAGGGGCCAAACTGAATCAAGAGGACTGTAACGGTCATACGGCACTTTATCTTGCCGTTGCTCGAAACAAAGTCAATCTCGCTGGGTATCTACTGCAGCACGGAGCTCGTCTTTTAATCTCCCACTATCTGCTACACAAGTGCGTCAAGCATGACTATCACGAAATGGCTAGACTCCTACTGGCCCACGGTGCTGGGGATAATTTGAATGTGCGAGATTTGGCTGGATGTACGGCAATATTTTTGGCCATATTCAGTTGCAATGCCGAGATGTTGGAGTGTCTGTTAGAGAATGCCAAAAGAAGAGGTGTACAACCAATCGATAAAAGTTCAAATGAAATGTACTACGCGGTTCAATATGCCGAATCGGTTCAACGATTTGGGAGAGTTGCTAGGGTTCTGTTGGCATATGGAGTGCCATTGAATAGTAGCGGGACGTCGTGTTGTACGACTCCGCTGACCAGAGCTATTGTGCTGAAGAAACTGGATATTGCAGAGTTCTTGATCAAGGAGGGTGCTGATGTGAGCATCATTTGTACGGACCATGTAGCTGATACACTGAGAGTAGCCTTGAGGGCATCTTACCTGAATTTATTGATATTGCTGG TCCATGCTGGTCTCAATAAATCACTCTTTCAACCGGTGACACGTCACAAACCCCATTGGAATGCCCAGCGACAAGATCTTGAATCATGGATAACCTATCAGTGCCGCAATCCGTTGTCATTGCAAAGTTTAAGTCGAATTCaaataagaaaacttttaatcaaaaatctgGACAAACAAATTGCCAATACGAATAATCACAACGAATCACGATTACGTATGCTAATAAAACAAACCGGAATACCGATTCCATTACAAAAGTACTTGGCTGAGTTTGACGATTTACCAAGAATTTAg
- the LOC129952588 gene encoding poly [ADP-ribose] polymerase tankyrase-2 isoform X3 has translation MEIDYTPDGMDNLEWDDEIDFDSDSCTASEPDECSSLYLYYAKTFEQTGAILVNNNYGSKREDPHSVDALSRAPIHYAAAYGHTDCLSILLQHKSPVDITTAKGITPLHLAVNNEEIVRLLLNHRANPNRKTFTTGETALHIAIRQGNLQVVELLLQSGAYINEPNNREYTPLMCAIELDADEIAFSLVSKGAKLNQEDCNGHTALYLAVARNKVNLAGYLLQHGARLLISHYLLHKCVKHDYHEMARLLLAHGAGDNLNVRDLAGCTAIFLAIFSCNAEMLECLLENAKRRGVQPIDKSSNEMYYAVQYAESVQRFGRVARVLLAYGVPLNSSGTSCCTTPLTRAIVLKKLDIAEFLIKEGADVSIICTDHVADTLRVALRASYLNLLILLVHAGLNKSLFQPVTRHKPHWNAQRQDLESWITYQCRNPLSLQSLSRIQIRKLLIKNLDKQIANTNNHNESRLRMLIKQTGIPIPLQKYLAEFDDLPRI, from the exons ATGGAAATCGACTATACACCTGATGGCATGGATAATCTAGAATGGGATGACGAAATCGATTTCGATAGTGATTCTTGTACGGCATCAGAACCAGACGAATGTTCATCATTGTACCTGTATTATGCCAAGACTTTCGAACAAACCGGAGCAATTcttgtaaataataattacGGATCGAAGCGGGAAGATCCACATTCGGTTGATGCTTTGAGTCGTGCTCCTATACACTATGCGGCAGCTTATGGTCACACTGATTGCCTTAGTATATTGTTGCAACACAAATCGCCAGTGGACATAACCACAGCGAAGGGTATAACTCCGTTGCATTTAGCTGTAAATAATGAAGAAATTGTTCGTCTTCTACTCAACCATCGCGCGAATCCGaatagaaaaacatttacaactGGTGAAACTGCTCTGCATATTGCAATTCGCCAGGGGAATCTTCAAGTG GTGGAATTATTGCTCCAATCAGGAGCTTACATCAATGAACCAAACAATCGGGAGTACACACCTCTGATGTGTGCTATTGAATTGGACGCCGATGAAATTGCATTTAGTCTTGTAAGCAAAGGGGCCAAACTGAATCAAGAGGACTGTAACGGTCATACGGCACTTTATCTTGCCGTTGCTCGAAACAAAGTCAATCTCGCTGGGTATCTACTGCAGCACGGAGCTCGTCTTTTAATCTCCCACTATCTGCTACACAAGTGCGTCAAGCATGACTATCACGAAATGGCTAGACTCCTACTGGCCCACGGTGCTGGGGATAATTTGAATGTGCGAGATTTGGCTGGATGTACGGCAATATTTTTGGCCATATTCAGTTGCAATGCCGAGATGTTGGAGTGTCTGTTAGAGAATGCCAAAAGAAGAGGTGTACAACCAATCGATAAAAGTTCAAATGAAATGTACTACGCGGTTCAATATGCCGAATCGGTTCAACGATTTGGGAGAGTTGCTAGGGTTCTGTTGGCATATGGAGTGCCATTGAATAGTAGCGGGACGTCGTGTTGTACGACTCCGCTGACCAGAGCTATTGTGCTGAAGAAACTGGATATTGCAGAGTTCTTGATCAAGGAGGGTGCTGATGTGAGCATCATTTGTACGGACCATGTAGCTGATACACTGAGAGTAGCCTTGAGGGCATCTTACCTGAATTTATTGATATTGCTGG TCCATGCTGGTCTCAATAAATCACTCTTTCAACCGGTGACACGTCACAAACCCCATTGGAATGCCCAGCGACAAGATCTTGAATCATGGATAACCTATCAGTGCCGCAATCCGTTGTCATTGCAAAGTTTAAGTCGAATTCaaataagaaaacttttaatcaaaaatctgGACAAACAAATTGCCAATACGAATAATCACAACGAATCACGATTACGTATGCTAATAAAACAAACCGGAATACCGATTCCATTACAAAAGTACTTGGCTGAGTTTGACGATTTACCAAGAATTTAg
- the LOC129952588 gene encoding poly [ADP-ribose] polymerase tankyrase-2 isoform X2 has product MSKFIADINERLFYYVSTGDLDNVIKLLLEGACATKKSSCGRTALGQAALKGHSEVLEVLLQSCEEGDTVFNSRTVARCSDMEIDYTPDGMDNLEWDDEIDFDSDSCTASEPDECSSLYLYYAKTFEQTGAILVNNNYGSKREDPHSVDALSRAPIHYAAAYGHTDCLSILLQHKSPVDITTAKGITPLHLAVNNEEIVRLLLNHRANPNRKTFTTGETALHIAIRQGNLQVVELLLQSGAYINEPNNREYTPLMCAIELDADEIAFSLVSKGAKLNQEDCNGHTALYLAVARNKVNLAGYLLQHGARLLISHYLLHKCVKHDYHEMARLLLAHGAGDNLNVRDLAGCTAIFLAIFSCNAEMLECLLENAKRRGVQPIDKSSNEMYYAVQYAESVQRFGRVARVLLAYGVPLNSSGTSCCTTPLTRAIVLKKLDIAEFLIKEGADVSIICTDHVADTLRVALRASYLNLLILLVHAGLNKSLFQPVTRHKPHWNAQRQDLESWITYQCRNPLSLQSLSRIQIRKLLIKNLDKQIANTNNHNESRLRMLIKQTGIPIPLQKYLAEFDDLPRI; this is encoded by the exons atgtCGAAATTCATAGCAGATATTAATGAAAGACTTTTCTATTATGTATCGACTGGTGATCTTGATAATGTTATAAAACTTCTCCTAGAAGGAGCTTGTGCAACTAAGAAATCTTCCTGCGGGCGAACAGCTCTGGGACAGGCGGCTTTAAAAGGACATTCGGAAGTGCTGGAAGTTTTACTTCAATCATGCGAAGAGGGTGACACAGTTTTTA ATTCTAGAACTGTTGCCAGATGTTCAGATATGGAAATCGACTATACACCTGATGGCATGGATAATCTAGAATGGGATGACGAAATCGATTTCGATAGTGATTCTTGTACGGCATCAGAACCAGACGAATGTTCATCATTGTACCTGTATTATGCCAAGACTTTCGAACAAACCGGAGCAATTcttgtaaataataattacGGATCGAAGCGGGAAGATCCACATTCGGTTGATGCTTTGAGTCGTGCTCCTATACACTATGCGGCAGCTTATGGTCACACTGATTGCCTTAGTATATTGTTGCAACACAAATCGCCAGTGGACATAACCACAGCGAAGGGTATAACTCCGTTGCATTTAGCTGTAAATAATGAAGAAATTGTTCGTCTTCTACTCAACCATCGCGCGAATCCGaatagaaaaacatttacaactGGTGAAACTGCTCTGCATATTGCAATTCGCCAGGGGAATCTTCAAGTG GTGGAATTATTGCTCCAATCAGGAGCTTACATCAATGAACCAAACAATCGGGAGTACACACCTCTGATGTGTGCTATTGAATTGGACGCCGATGAAATTGCATTTAGTCTTGTAAGCAAAGGGGCCAAACTGAATCAAGAGGACTGTAACGGTCATACGGCACTTTATCTTGCCGTTGCTCGAAACAAAGTCAATCTCGCTGGGTATCTACTGCAGCACGGAGCTCGTCTTTTAATCTCCCACTATCTGCTACACAAGTGCGTCAAGCATGACTATCACGAAATGGCTAGACTCCTACTGGCCCACGGTGCTGGGGATAATTTGAATGTGCGAGATTTGGCTGGATGTACGGCAATATTTTTGGCCATATTCAGTTGCAATGCCGAGATGTTGGAGTGTCTGTTAGAGAATGCCAAAAGAAGAGGTGTACAACCAATCGATAAAAGTTCAAATGAAATGTACTACGCGGTTCAATATGCCGAATCGGTTCAACGATTTGGGAGAGTTGCTAGGGTTCTGTTGGCATATGGAGTGCCATTGAATAGTAGCGGGACGTCGTGTTGTACGACTCCGCTGACCAGAGCTATTGTGCTGAAGAAACTGGATATTGCAGAGTTCTTGATCAAGGAGGGTGCTGATGTGAGCATCATTTGTACGGACCATGTAGCTGATACACTGAGAGTAGCCTTGAGGGCATCTTACCTGAATTTATTGATATTGCTGG TCCATGCTGGTCTCAATAAATCACTCTTTCAACCGGTGACACGTCACAAACCCCATTGGAATGCCCAGCGACAAGATCTTGAATCATGGATAACCTATCAGTGCCGCAATCCGTTGTCATTGCAAAGTTTAAGTCGAATTCaaataagaaaacttttaatcaaaaatctgGACAAACAAATTGCCAATACGAATAATCACAACGAATCACGATTACGTATGCTAATAAAACAAACCGGAATACCGATTCCATTACAAAAGTACTTGGCTGAGTTTGACGATTTACCAAGAATTTAg
- the LOC129952589 gene encoding eukaryotic translation initiation factor 3 subunit H, whose product MAGRGGNSRREQETDNTITHVQCDGLAVMKMVKHCQEESSNMDLAQGALLGLVVDKRLEITNCFPFPKSSDELMDEEMYQLTMMRRLRRVNVDHFHVGWYQSSDVGNFLSLPLLESQYHYQTSIEESVVVIYDTQKSARGFLTLKAYRLTPQAIAMYKENDFTPDALRQLKVGYETLFVEIPIVIKNSPLTNIMMSELSEMVPEDQGHNFLDLGTASVLENHMRCLIDRVDELYQESMKYNKYQQMVFKQETEKHRALSKQAAENAVRLSKGEYPIPEEEVLKQFRPLPVPIRLNATITSGQINTYSQHISQFCSQSLAKLFITKSLQDAKEAKDSK is encoded by the exons ATGGCTGGCCGCGGTGGAAATTCTCGTCGTGAACAAGAAACTGATAATACAATTACTCACGTACAATGTGATGGATTG GCTGTAATGAAAATGGTGAAGCATTGCCAGGAGGAGTCCAGCAACATGGACCTGGCCCAGGGAGCCCTCCTCGGTTTGGTGGTAGACAAGCGTTTGGAGATCACCAATTGCTTCCCCTTCCCCAAGAGCAGTGATGAGCTCATGGACGAGGAAATGTATCAATTGACCATGATGCGTCGTTTGCGTCGCGTCAATGTTGACCATTTCCACGTCGGCTGGTATCAAAGCTCAGATGTTGGTAACTTTTTGTCGTTGCCTTTATTGGAATCGCAATACCATTACCAGACCAGCATCGAGGAGTCTGTTGTTGTTATCTACGACACTCAGAAGTCAGCTCGTGGGTTCTTGACCCTCAAGGCCTACCGTCTGACTCCACAGGCCATCGCCATGTACAAGGAGAACGATTTCACTCCCGATGCTCTGCGTCAGCTCAAGGTCGGATATGAAACCCTCTTTGTTGAGATTCCAATTGTCATCAAGAATTCGCCTCTGACCAACATCATGATGAGCGAGTTGAGCGAGATGGTTCCTGAGGATCAGGGCCACAACTTCCTCGATTTGGGAACAGCCTCAGTGTTGGAGAATCATATGCGCTGTTTGATTGACCGAGTCGATGAACTTTACCAGGAGTCCATGAAGTACAATAAGTACCAACAGATGGTCTTCAAGCAGGAAACG GAGAAACACCGCGCTTTGTCTAAACAAGCTGCTGAAAATGCAGTTCGTCTATCCAAGGGCGAATATCCAATTCCAGAGGAGGAGGTTCTCAAGCAGTTCCGTCCTCTGCCAGTGCCAATTCGATTGAATGCCACAATCACTTCCGGACAAATCAATACCTATTCCCAACATATTTCACAATTCTGCTCACAGTCTTTGgctaaattatttattacaaaatcatTGCAAGACGCCAAGGAAGCCAAGGACTCTAAGTAG
- the LOC129952805 gene encoding intraflagellar transport protein 46 homolog, giving the protein MNYYDEEIKIDGSEPIKLDKVQSASKGSRRASAIGSAAARRRAIHAKPDGLPRSSSTTTNEDDDDDQLDGAGAKGLVDDSDASDSESEDSKEFREHQQHGTRLISPSSWDNLSLPQEIKELFPFISKYTPQLIETEYHLQPFIPEYVPAVGDVDAFLRVSFPPVMERRREQDIQEHLQKMGLHFLDEPSGQQSEPSLLSIKLGSVLTGSARSHSASQVPVAKSIKDVDKWITEVEHIHLGQSNHNVQPEKDIETMMIDWPQSYATLENDLKKAYNDDNLSLVEYIRVLCEKLDIDCGPASSGELTQAQCIQKVYTLFSMYLAANHSYE; this is encoded by the exons ATGAATTACTACGACGAAGAAATCAAGATAGACGGCTCAGAGCCGATTAAACTTGATAAAGTACAGAGTGCGTCCAAAGGATCCAGGCGTGCATCGGCCATCGGTTCAGCTGCTGCCCGACGACGTGCAATTCATGCCAAGCCA gacgGATTACCGCGTTCCTCATCCACAACAACAaatgaggacgacgacgacgaccaacTGGATGGAGCAGGAGCCAAAGGACTCGTCGATGATAGTGATGCTAGTGATTCAGAATCCGAAGACAGCAAGGAGTTTCGGGAACATCAACAACACGGCACAAGACTTATTAGCCCCTCTAGTTGGGACAACCTCTCCCTGCCACAAGAGATAAAAGAGCTATTTcctttcatttcaaaatacacACCCCAGCTTATCGAGACGGAATATCACCTGCAGCCTTTTATACCCGAATATGTACCAGCTGTCGGAGATGTGGACGCATTTCTGAGAGTGTCATTCCCCCCGGTCATGGAGCGGCGACGTGAACAAGACATCCAAGAGCATCTCCAGAAGATGGGCCTTCATTTCTTGGACGAACCCAGTGGCCAGCAGAGCGAACCAAGTTTGTTAAGCATCAAACTTGGATCCGTACTCACTGGCAGTGCCAGGTCACACTCAGCATCACAAGTTCCGGTGGCGAAATCAATAAAAGATGTAGATAAGTGGATAACAGAAGTTGAACATATTCATTTGGGTCAATCGAACCATAATGTCCAACCGGAAAAGGATATCGAGACAATGATGATTGATTGGCCGCAATCCTATGCGACATTAGAGAATGATCTAAAAAAAGCTTATAACGATGATAATCTATCACTTGTCGAGTATATACGAGTGTTGTGCGAAAAGCTGGACATTGATTGTGGACCCGCATCATCCGGAGAACTGACTCAGGCGCAATGCATTCAAAAAGTATACACATTGTTTAGCATGTATTTAGCAGCGAATCATTCCTATGAATAA